A window from Gallus gallus isolate bGalGal1 chromosome 5, bGalGal1.mat.broiler.GRCg7b, whole genome shotgun sequence encodes these proteins:
- the SLC35C1 gene encoding GDP-fucose transporter 1 isoform 2 (isoform 2 is encoded by transcript variant 2) — protein sequence MALGGAADPLLPAEGAGGRRTPFVLRALRIALVVSLYWFVSITMVFLNKYLLDSPSLRLDAPLFVTFFQCAVTAALCLGLSLGAACGPCAALPALRLDLKVSRSVLPLSVVFIGMVTSNNLCLKHVGVAFYNVGRSLTTVFNVLLSYLLLKQTTSLYALLACGIIIGGFWLGVDQEGAEGTLSWTGIIFGILASLCVSLNAIYTKKVLPVVDGSIWHLTFYNNMNACVLFLPLMMITGEFHTLYHFDKLGSPSFWGMMTLGGVFGFAIGYVTGLQIKFTSPLTHNVSGTAKACAQTVLAVVYFEETKSLLWWTSNLMVLGGSFAYTWVKGLEMRKAQEDPNLKSSEKNETGV from the exons ATGGCGCTGGGCGGTGCTGCCGACCCGCTGCTGCCGGCGGAGGGTGCCGGGGGCCGGCGGACGCCCTTCGTGCTGCGGGCCCTGCGCATCGCCCTGGTGGTCAGCCTGTACTGGTTCGTCTCCATCACCATGGTGTTCCTCAACAAGTACCTGCTGGACAGCCCTTCGCTGCGCCTCGACGCCCCGCTCTTCGTCACCTTCTTCCAGTGCGCCGTGACGGCCGCCCTGTGCCTCGGCCTCAGCCTGGGGGCCGCCTGCGGGCCCTGCGCCGCGCTGCCCGCCCTGCGCCTCGACCTCAAGGTGTCCCGCAGCGTCCTGCCCCTCTCCGTCGTCTTCATCGGCATGGTCACCTCCAACAACCTCTGCCTCAAGCACGTCGGCGTGGCCTTCTACAACGTGGGGCGCTCGCTCACCACCGTCTTCAATGTGCTGCTCTCCTACCTGCTCCTCAAGCAGACCACCTCCCTCTACGCGCTCCTGGCCTGCGGCATCATCATCG GTGGCTTCTGGCTGGGTGTTGaccaggaaggagcagagggcaCTCTATCATGGACAGGTATAATCTTCGGGATCTTAGCAAGCCTGTGTGTCTCACTCAATGCCATCTACACCAAGAAAGTGCTGCCTGTGGTGGATGGTAGCATCTGGCACCTGACCTTCTACAACAACATGAATGCTTGTGTCCTGTTCCTCCCACTGATGATGATCACGGGCGAGTTCCACACCCTCTACCACTTTGACAAGCTGGGGAGCCCCAGTTTTTGGGGCATGATGACGCTGGGGGGAGTGTTTGGCTTTGCCATTGGGTATGTGACTGGACTGCAGATCAAGTTTACCAGCCCACTCACCCACAATGTCTCTGGGACAGCCAAGGCGTGCGCCCAAACAGTTCTGGCCGTTGTCTACTTTGAAGAGACCAAGAGCTTACTGTGGTGGACGAGTAACTTGATGGTTCTGGGGGGTTCCTTTGCCTACACGTGGGTAAAAGGGCTGGAGATGAGAAAAGCACAAGAGGATCCTAATctcaaaagcagtgaaaaaaatgagaCTGGTGTGTAG
- the SLC35C1 gene encoding GDP-fucose transporter 1 isoform 1 (isoform 1 is encoded by transcript variant 1) — translation MSRSQLTRTGILRMALGGAADPLLPAEGAGGRRTPFVLRALRIALVVSLYWFVSITMVFLNKYLLDSPSLRLDAPLFVTFFQCAVTAALCLGLSLGAACGPCAALPALRLDLKVSRSVLPLSVVFIGMVTSNNLCLKHVGVAFYNVGRSLTTVFNVLLSYLLLKQTTSLYALLACGIIIGGFWLGVDQEGAEGTLSWTGIIFGILASLCVSLNAIYTKKVLPVVDGSIWHLTFYNNMNACVLFLPLMMITGEFHTLYHFDKLGSPSFWGMMTLGGVFGFAIGYVTGLQIKFTSPLTHNVSGTAKACAQTVLAVVYFEETKSLLWWTSNLMVLGGSFAYTWVKGLEMRKAQEDPNLKSSEKNETGV, via the exons ATGAGCAGATCGCAGCTGACGCGGACCGGGATCCTGCGGATGGCGCTGGGCGGTGCTGCCGACCCGCTGCTGCCGGCGGAGGGTGCCGGGGGCCGGCGGACGCCCTTCGTGCTGCGGGCCCTGCGCATCGCCCTGGTGGTCAGCCTGTACTGGTTCGTCTCCATCACCATGGTGTTCCTCAACAAGTACCTGCTGGACAGCCCTTCGCTGCGCCTCGACGCCCCGCTCTTCGTCACCTTCTTCCAGTGCGCCGTGACGGCCGCCCTGTGCCTCGGCCTCAGCCTGGGGGCCGCCTGCGGGCCCTGCGCCGCGCTGCCCGCCCTGCGCCTCGACCTCAAGGTGTCCCGCAGCGTCCTGCCCCTCTCCGTCGTCTTCATCGGCATGGTCACCTCCAACAACCTCTGCCTCAAGCACGTCGGCGTGGCCTTCTACAACGTGGGGCGCTCGCTCACCACCGTCTTCAATGTGCTGCTCTCCTACCTGCTCCTCAAGCAGACCACCTCCCTCTACGCGCTCCTGGCCTGCGGCATCATCATCG GTGGCTTCTGGCTGGGTGTTGaccaggaaggagcagagggcaCTCTATCATGGACAGGTATAATCTTCGGGATCTTAGCAAGCCTGTGTGTCTCACTCAATGCCATCTACACCAAGAAAGTGCTGCCTGTGGTGGATGGTAGCATCTGGCACCTGACCTTCTACAACAACATGAATGCTTGTGTCCTGTTCCTCCCACTGATGATGATCACGGGCGAGTTCCACACCCTCTACCACTTTGACAAGCTGGGGAGCCCCAGTTTTTGGGGCATGATGACGCTGGGGGGAGTGTTTGGCTTTGCCATTGGGTATGTGACTGGACTGCAGATCAAGTTTACCAGCCCACTCACCCACAATGTCTCTGGGACAGCCAAGGCGTGCGCCCAAACAGTTCTGGCCGTTGTCTACTTTGAAGAGACCAAGAGCTTACTGTGGTGGACGAGTAACTTGATGGTTCTGGGGGGTTCCTTTGCCTACACGTGGGTAAAAGGGCTGGAGATGAGAAAAGCACAAGAGGATCCTAATctcaaaagcagtgaaaaaaatgagaCTGGTGTGTAG